The DNA sequence TTGGGCTTACCGGCGTTTTTACTAGCCCGGCTGCAGGGATACTGATGTCCGGAGCTACTGCCTCAACCACTGCAGGAACGGCTGTTGCCAGTTCTGTGTTTGGCAGCACAATCTTGGGACTCGGAATTTCTCCAATATCCGGAGCAGCGATGATCCACAGCGGCGCGACTGTTTTGGACCATTTGCCCCACGGCAGCTTTTTCCACGCTACCGGAGGCAGTGTGTTTTTGGATATTAAAGAAAGACTGAAGATCATCCCCTATGAATCACTGATAGGTTTGGCACTGACTATTGTCTCGACGATCATTTATGGCATAATTCGCTAGTTCCCAATTAAAGGGAGGATACTACCAGTGAGAATTCTGATAGCTCCTGATTCATTTAAAGAAAGCATGACAGCAAAAGAAGCGGCTGATGCTATTGAGACTGGCATCAAGAAAGTAATTCCCAACGCTGATTGTGTTAAGGTTCCCATGGCGGACGGCGGCGAGGGTACGACCCAGTCTTTGGTCGATGCTACTCAAGGAAAATTGTATGAGGTAGAAGTGCTGGGACCATTAGGGGAGCCAGTCACTGCCAGCTTCGGGATGTTTGGCGACGGAAAAACAGCCGTTTTGGAAATGGCATCAGCCAGCGGAATGCAGCTGATCTCACATGAGCGGCGCAATCCCTTATTTACGACTACGTTTGGTACCGGCCAGCTGATTAAAGCTGCTCTGGATAAAGGTGCCAAGCATTTAGTGATCGGAATTGGCGGCAGCGCCACCAATGATGGCGGCGCGGGCATGTTTCAGGCGCTGGGAGGACGACTGCTGGACAAAGACGGCAACGAACTGTCTTATGGAGGAGGCTCTCTGGACCGGCTGCAGACTATCGATACCAGCCACCTTGACCCCAGGCTGCAAGACGTGACCGTAGAAGTTGCCTGTGATGTGAACAATCCCTTAACAGGAAAAAATGGGGCATCCCATGTTTTTGGCCCCCAAAAGGGAGCAACAGCAGAAATGGTGGAGCGGCTGGATCGCAACTTGAAGCACTATGCCAAGATCATCAAAGAGCAGTTGGGTAAGGATGTAGATCAGATCCCGGGCGCAGGCGCGGCAGGCGGTTTGGGTGCAGGCTTAATCGCATTTTTATCGGCTGAACTGATTAAAGGCGTTGAGCTTGTCATCCAGCATACTAAGCTAGAGCAGCATATGGCGGGAAGCGACTACATTATTACCGGGGAAGGCCGGATTGACGGTCAGACAGTTTTTGGCAAGACCATCTTTGGGATTTCTACCCTGGCAGAAAAATACAGGATCCCGGTAATTGCCTTGGTAGGCTGTATCGGACAGGGAGCTGAAGCAATGTATGATCATGGTGTAACAGCTATGTTCAGCATTCTATCGGTTTCCTGCACTGTAGATAAGGCGCTGAAGATGGGCAGGGAAAACCTCATCAAAACCAGTGAGAACATAGCCAGGGTTTTAAACCTTGTGAATATGTAAGGCCCTGCTGCAGCTGCGCTGCAGTTAAGCTCCTCAACTTGTACCTGGCATCCAGGAATGCTTCAGTGGTATAATCAACAGGTGGAGACAGGAGGAGCTTGGAAATGACTTACAGCAAAAATATTAGGAGACTTTATGCCATCCGGTTCTTCCATAATTTGATTCCTGCTTATGTGATTGAAAGGCTGTTTTGGGAGCAGCGGGGCATGACGATCCAGATGGTTGTCTTCACAGAGATAATCTATGCCATTACAGTGGTACTGCTGGAGGTTCCCTCCGGTATCGCTGCCGATAAATGGGGCCGAAAAAGAATGATGGTTTTAAATGCTTTTTTCGGCTGCTGTGAGTTTTTTATCTTGGTTTTTGCCACCAAGTTTTGGCATTTTGCCGCTGCCATATTCCTGGCGGGGATTGGAAGGGCGGCTAGCAGCGGAGCCGAAAATGCGCTGCTCTATGATTCGCTGCTTCTTCAGGGAGAGGCTGACTCTTTTGAGAAATGCCTAGGGAGATTAAATGCTTGGGATTTTTCGGCGGCAGTGCTGGCGGCCCTGAGCGGCAGTGTTTTGGCAAGCTGGTATGGATTCGAACTAAACTACTGGCTGTCCTTTGCCGGGATGCTTGTTTCTTTTGCGATTT is a window from the Bacillota bacterium genome containing:
- a CDS encoding glycerate kinase, whose product is MRILIAPDSFKESMTAKEAADAIETGIKKVIPNADCVKVPMADGGEGTTQSLVDATQGKLYEVEVLGPLGEPVTASFGMFGDGKTAVLEMASASGMQLISHERRNPLFTTTFGTGQLIKAALDKGAKHLVIGIGGSATNDGGAGMFQALGGRLLDKDGNELSYGGGSLDRLQTIDTSHLDPRLQDVTVEVACDVNNPLTGKNGASHVFGPQKGATAEMVERLDRNLKHYAKIIKEQLGKDVDQIPGAGAAGGLGAGLIAFLSAELIKGVELVIQHTKLEQHMAGSDYIITGEGRIDGQTVFGKTIFGISTLAEKYRIPVIALVGCIGQGAEAMYDHGVTAMFSILSVSCTVDKALKMGRENLIKTSENIARVLNLVNM